One genomic window of Natronorubrum aibiense includes the following:
- a CDS encoding quinone-dependent dihydroorotate dehydrogenase: protein MTLYSRVRPLAFKLPAETAHNLGKRTLRVAQSTWPTRKALSAAYQYDHPALEVELFDTTFPNPIGIAAGFDKNAEVTHALEALGFGFVEIGTVTPYPQPGNDRPRLFRLREDEAMVNRMGFNGQGMERVKSRLETDGTPRFPLGVNIGKMNSSSESEAIEDYRRVFDRLSPFADYVVVNVSCPNTPEEFDEGSPEHLRAIFEMLEAENDADKPILVKIGPDSPDDSILDLVDIVREFDLDGIVATNTSTSREGLESPNREEWGGLSGKPVEDRSTAVIRTIAEYTDGDVPIIGVGGVDSAGAAYEKIRAGASLVELYTGFVYQGPSTAKRINQGLVALLDRDGFASIEDAVGADLE, encoded by the coding sequence ATGACGCTCTATTCGCGGGTTCGGCCGCTCGCGTTCAAACTTCCAGCCGAGACGGCCCACAACCTCGGAAAGCGGACGCTCCGGGTAGCTCAGTCGACGTGGCCGACACGAAAAGCGCTCTCGGCTGCGTATCAGTACGATCATCCCGCACTCGAGGTCGAACTGTTCGACACCACGTTTCCGAACCCGATCGGAATCGCCGCTGGCTTCGACAAGAACGCCGAGGTGACCCACGCGCTCGAGGCACTCGGCTTCGGCTTCGTCGAAATCGGCACCGTCACGCCCTACCCACAACCGGGCAACGACCGGCCCCGGCTGTTTCGCCTGCGTGAGGACGAAGCCATGGTCAACCGGATGGGATTTAACGGGCAGGGGATGGAACGCGTGAAATCGCGACTCGAGACCGACGGCACGCCCAGATTCCCGCTTGGGGTGAATATCGGGAAGATGAACTCCTCGAGCGAGTCGGAAGCGATCGAAGACTATCGGCGGGTGTTCGACCGTCTGTCACCGTTTGCCGACTACGTCGTCGTCAACGTCTCCTGTCCGAACACGCCCGAGGAGTTCGACGAGGGCTCGCCCGAGCATCTTCGCGCGATCTTCGAGATGCTCGAGGCCGAAAACGACGCCGACAAACCCATTCTGGTGAAGATCGGCCCCGACTCACCCGACGACTCGATTCTGGATCTCGTGGATATCGTCCGGGAGTTCGACCTCGACGGGATCGTCGCGACGAACACCTCGACGAGCCGTGAGGGCCTCGAGTCCCCGAACCGGGAGGAGTGGGGCGGCCTCAGCGGGAAACCGGTCGAGGATCGATCCACTGCGGTCATCCGAACGATCGCCGAGTACACCGACGGCGACGTGCCGATCATCGGCGTCGGCGGCGTCGATTCGGCTGGGGCGGCGTACGAAAAGATCCGCGCCGGCGCATCGCTGGTCGAACTCTACACCGGGTTCGTCTATCAGGGTCCCTCGACGGCGAAACGGATCAATCAGGGACTCGTGGCGCTGCTCGATCGGGATGGCTTTGCCTCGATCGAAGACGCGGTGGGCGCAGACCTCGAATAG
- a CDS encoding helix-turn-helix transcriptional regulator has translation MAATVTDIASGSGGIRTGNSLEAVVSFGSHMYPIQLEWSPHLAALVGILVLILLGGVLTARNRFADHNAFVAQPTPHTEEFLTDREKIQQLVRENGGRMKQSKIVDSVDWSKAKVSRLLAELEDDGRITKLRLGRENLVCLPGHEPTASQTPEQPKSE, from the coding sequence ATGGCAGCCACTGTCACCGACATCGCGAGCGGGAGTGGTGGTATCCGTACGGGGAACAGCCTCGAGGCAGTCGTCAGTTTTGGCAGCCACATGTATCCAATTCAACTCGAATGGAGTCCACACCTCGCAGCTCTCGTTGGTATTCTGGTACTCATTCTTCTTGGAGGTGTGTTGACCGCACGGAACCGGTTTGCCGACCACAACGCATTCGTTGCTCAACCGACGCCGCACACGGAGGAGTTCCTGACCGATCGGGAGAAGATCCAACAGCTCGTTCGTGAAAACGGCGGTCGAATGAAACAGTCGAAGATCGTCGACTCGGTTGATTGGTCGAAAGCTAAAGTCAGCCGACTGCTCGCTGAACTCGAGGATGACGGTCGAATCACGAAGCTTCGTCTCGGGCGCGAGAATCTCGTTTGTTTGCCGGGGCATGAACCAACGGCCTCCCAGACGCCCGAACAACCGAAGAGTGAGTAA
- a CDS encoding signal peptidase I — MNVPSSVKTGLTVLLGGGLLILLLLVGIIAVPGLVGGDDTYIVTSGSMSPTIESGDVIVTQDVSPDEIETGDVVTFHDGSSDDSGYVTHRVVDVVEEDGERYFELKGDANDNPDEGLVPAEYAQGELHWHIPYLGHLLLFARSSLGLFVLVIGPGLALVASGSWQLLREFGYVDDGEALLESILDPDGPTDDGGQPELEGTTNETPALEPAADETAGHAPALDDGTDSEAER; from the coding sequence ATGAACGTGCCCTCGAGCGTGAAAACCGGGCTCACTGTCCTCCTCGGCGGCGGCCTGTTGATCCTGCTGTTGCTCGTGGGGATAATCGCCGTTCCGGGGCTCGTCGGTGGCGACGATACATACATCGTCACATCCGGGAGCATGAGCCCGACGATCGAGTCGGGTGACGTCATCGTTACGCAGGACGTCTCACCGGACGAGATCGAGACTGGTGATGTCGTCACCTTCCACGATGGGAGCAGCGATGATTCGGGCTATGTCACGCACAGAGTCGTCGACGTCGTCGAGGAAGACGGCGAACGGTACTTCGAGCTAAAAGGTGATGCCAACGACAACCCGGACGAGGGACTCGTCCCGGCCGAGTACGCACAGGGCGAACTCCACTGGCATATTCCGTATCTGGGCCACTTGCTCCTGTTCGCTCGCTCGAGTCTCGGCCTGTTCGTTCTCGTGATCGGGCCGGGACTTGCACTCGTCGCATCGGGCAGTTGGCAGTTGCTTCGGGAGTTCGGCTACGTTGACGACGGTGAAGCGCTGCTCGAGTCCATCCTCGATCCAGACGGTCCAACGGACGACGGTGGACAGCCCGAACTCGAGGGGACGACGAACGAGACGCCAGCGCTGGAGCCCGCCGCTGACGAGACGGCTGGGCACGCCCCAGCACTCGACGACGGTACCGATTCGGAGGCGGAACGATGA
- a CDS encoding NAD-dependent epimerase/dehydratase family protein has product MDSQAICDKTVLVTGGAGFIGSHLADALAPHNEVRVLDNFSSGDRSNVPDNVTVVEGDVRDPIALQEAARGVDIIFHHAAVVSVSQSVDAPRASNETNLDASLLVLEQARQEDARVVVASSAAVYGHPSELPVPETAATDPTSPYGVQKLALDQYARLYEELYDLPTVALRYFNAYGPRQQGPYSGVISTFLEQARAGEPITVEGDGEQTRDFVHVSDIVRANLRAATTDAVGNAYNVGTGTRTSINELATIIRDATESSSPIVHRESRQGDIRHSGADISRTKRTLGFDPRISLECGIRSLVEGTRLSPIHDDAGSLLDPVGEGRSAH; this is encoded by the coding sequence ATGGACTCGCAAGCGATCTGCGATAAGACGGTACTCGTGACCGGTGGGGCGGGCTTTATTGGCAGTCACCTCGCTGACGCGCTGGCGCCACACAACGAGGTCCGCGTTCTCGATAATTTCTCGTCGGGTGACCGTTCGAACGTACCCGATAACGTGACCGTCGTCGAGGGGGACGTTCGCGATCCGATCGCCCTCCAGGAGGCAGCCCGTGGGGTCGATATCATTTTTCATCACGCTGCGGTCGTCAGCGTTTCCCAAAGCGTCGATGCCCCTCGTGCGAGTAACGAAACGAACCTCGATGCGAGTTTGCTCGTCTTAGAACAGGCCCGACAAGAAGATGCACGAGTCGTCGTGGCCTCGAGTGCAGCGGTCTACGGTCATCCGTCGGAGCTGCCAGTTCCGGAGACGGCGGCGACCGACCCGACGTCACCGTACGGCGTCCAGAAACTCGCACTCGATCAGTACGCCCGGCTCTACGAGGAGCTGTACGACCTGCCGACGGTCGCCTTGCGGTATTTCAATGCCTACGGGCCGCGCCAACAAGGGCCCTACAGCGGCGTCATCTCGACGTTTCTCGAGCAAGCGCGCGCGGGCGAACCGATCACCGTTGAGGGCGATGGCGAGCAGACGCGGGACTTCGTTCACGTGAGCGATATCGTTCGAGCGAATCTGCGGGCAGCGACGACTGACGCCGTCGGCAACGCGTACAACGTCGGAACTGGAACCAGAACGTCGATCAACGAGTTGGCGACGATCATCCGCGATGCAACTGAGTCGTCCTCTCCCATCGTCCACCGGGAGTCTCGACAGGGCGACATTCGACACAGCGGCGCGGATATCTCGAGAACGAAGCGAACGCTCGGTTTCGATCCGCGAATCAGCCTCGAGTGTGGTATCCGATCGCTCGTCGAGGGGACGCGACTGTCTCCGATACACGACGATGCAGGGTCCCTTCTCGATCCGGTAGGCGAGGGGCGCTCTGCTCACTGA
- a CDS encoding DUF7344 domain-containing protein, translating into MSTSVSRADTASTARTPALSQDVAFELLSCRRRRYVLHYLKQTDGVATLRELVSHVAAWENGISTAEVTYEQRTRVYTALRQSHLPKLDDGGVVSFDAGRGIVALTDAASELEVYLDVVPHDDIPWSKYYVGLGVLCTGFVVGMWAGLLPFSLIPPLAGTSLVTALFTLSAVVHVRHDSRMRLGTSGEPPNEIGGEGA; encoded by the coding sequence ATGTCAACGAGCGTTTCACGAGCGGACACTGCGTCGACAGCCCGCACACCGGCGCTGTCTCAAGACGTCGCCTTCGAACTGTTGAGTTGTCGACGACGCCGGTACGTCTTACACTACCTCAAACAGACCGACGGTGTTGCCACCCTCCGTGAACTCGTCTCACACGTCGCTGCCTGGGAGAACGGCATTTCCACAGCGGAGGTCACCTACGAGCAGCGAACGCGTGTCTACACCGCGTTACGGCAGTCACACCTGCCGAAACTGGACGATGGCGGTGTCGTCTCGTTCGACGCCGGCCGTGGGATCGTCGCCCTCACCGACGCTGCATCGGAACTCGAGGTGTATCTCGACGTCGTTCCACACGACGACATCCCGTGGAGCAAGTACTACGTCGGACTGGGCGTCCTCTGTACCGGGTTCGTCGTAGGAATGTGGGCTGGACTCCTCCCGTTTTCGCTGATTCCACCACTGGCCGGGACATCTCTGGTGACGGCGTTGTTTACCCTCTCAGCCGTGGTCCACGTCCGCCACGACAGTCGGATGCGACTCGGGACGAGTGGCGAACCGCCGAACGAAATCGGAGGTGAGGGAGCATGA
- a CDS encoding MmgE/PrpD family protein, whose product MTDADTGRAGTELATFVTSLSADDIPEEALRLAERAILDTVGVTLAGAAADAGETAVTAVRDGTGETTLLGRNETRPLSDAVFINGTAGHALDFDDVALAAMDGHPSVPMVAPLLAVGERENASGLDILTAFVAGFETQCYLSRPISPGHYEGGWHATSTMGVFGAAAAVATLLELPRARVEHALGIAASMPAGLKRNFGSTTKPIHAGQAARSGMTAALLAAEGATADPTAIDGERGFFDSYCGDGRPDLERLPELGTRWSLLEDGIDVKKYPCCYYTHAAIYAASELADTHGLKAEVIDEVTVTASQGAADALAHDDPSTGLEAKFSMPYLIASAIARERVDLAAFDDERIDDRAVQSVRERVSLTVDDELPYDSNAAAVEIATRSGERYEQFQAQPPGTHDDPLSDDELHEKFRLCAEHAPDAVDIDGACADLDALRTLSDVSRLLEKL is encoded by the coding sequence ATGACCGATGCAGACACGGGACGGGCTGGCACTGAACTCGCGACGTTCGTCACGTCGCTGTCGGCCGACGATATTCCCGAGGAGGCGCTTCGGCTCGCCGAACGGGCGATTCTGGACACTGTCGGGGTGACGCTCGCGGGGGCGGCCGCCGACGCCGGCGAGACGGCCGTAACGGCGGTTCGTGACGGTACCGGTGAGACGACGCTGCTCGGACGAAACGAAACGCGTCCGCTCTCGGATGCCGTCTTCATCAACGGGACCGCTGGCCACGCGCTCGATTTCGACGACGTCGCACTCGCAGCGATGGACGGCCACCCGAGCGTGCCGATGGTCGCACCGCTGCTTGCCGTTGGTGAACGGGAGAATGCGTCGGGACTGGACATCCTGACGGCCTTCGTCGCTGGCTTCGAGACCCAGTGTTACCTTTCAAGACCGATCAGTCCCGGCCACTACGAAGGCGGGTGGCACGCGACGTCGACGATGGGCGTCTTTGGCGCTGCTGCGGCCGTGGCGACACTACTCGAGCTACCACGGGCGCGCGTCGAACACGCACTCGGGATCGCTGCCTCGATGCCGGCCGGCCTTAAACGCAACTTCGGCTCGACGACGAAACCGATCCACGCGGGTCAGGCGGCACGGTCCGGGATGACTGCGGCGCTGCTCGCCGCCGAGGGCGCAACCGCGGACCCAACGGCGATCGACGGCGAGCGCGGCTTCTTCGATTCCTATTGCGGCGATGGACGACCGGATCTCGAGCGGCTCCCCGAGTTGGGAACGCGATGGTCGCTGCTCGAGGACGGTATCGACGTGAAAAAGTACCCCTGTTGTTACTACACCCACGCTGCAATCTACGCTGCAAGCGAGCTCGCGGACACCCATGGACTCAAGGCCGAGGTGATCGACGAGGTGACTGTGACGGCCTCACAGGGTGCGGCCGACGCGCTCGCCCACGACGATCCGTCGACGGGACTCGAGGCGAAGTTTTCGATGCCGTATCTCATCGCGAGTGCCATTGCTCGCGAGCGCGTCGATCTCGCTGCGTTCGACGACGAGCGTATCGACGATCGGGCGGTCCAGTCCGTTCGCGAACGGGTGTCACTGACTGTCGACGACGAGTTGCCCTACGACTCGAACGCCGCCGCCGTGGAGATCGCGACGCGCTCGGGTGAGCGCTACGAGCAGTTCCAGGCGCAGCCGCCGGGAACGCACGATGACCCGCTTTCCGACGACGAACTCCACGAGAAGTTCCGGCTGTGTGCCGAGCATGCACCCGACGCTGTCGATATCGACGGCGCGTGTGCCGACCTCGATGCGCTCCGCACGCTCTCAGACGTGAGTCGCCTCCTCGAGAAACTGTAA
- a CDS encoding CaiB/BaiF CoA transferase family protein: MLALEDITVVSLESGISAPLCTRLLGDFGAEVIKIERPGVGDVNRHWDSVVDGDSSAHVWVDRNKLSVELNLKSDEGTEIFYELVDEADVVVQNYSPGVVDRLGVGYEDVREITEDVIYLNISGYGRDGPYSDRKAYDMVMQGETGLILMNGSPDAPAKIPLSVCDINAATYGTISTLLALFHRERTGEGQELDVTMFGGMLSWLGYFPQKYWHNDELPERIGMRHHLLTPYGPHETADDRYINFAILSEAHWELLCDAVLERSDLLDDERFATNEARVENRDVLEPTIESLIADQPRDYWADRLDEAGIPWGDVNQLDDVLEHPQTEHLGLIKDLETDDGSLPYVDTPIDSDTLEFAADPMPDLGEDTDDVLAALGYSSAEIEQLRADDVI, translated from the coding sequence GTGCTCGCACTCGAGGATATCACGGTCGTTAGTCTCGAGAGCGGGATTAGCGCGCCGCTGTGTACGCGGCTGCTCGGCGATTTCGGTGCCGAAGTCATCAAGATCGAACGCCCCGGCGTCGGCGACGTCAATCGCCACTGGGATTCGGTCGTCGATGGGGATTCCTCGGCGCACGTCTGGGTCGACCGCAACAAGCTGAGTGTCGAGTTGAACCTCAAGAGCGACGAGGGAACCGAAATCTTCTACGAACTCGTCGACGAGGCCGACGTTGTCGTCCAGAACTACTCGCCGGGCGTCGTCGACCGTCTCGGGGTCGGCTACGAGGACGTTCGCGAGATCACCGAGGACGTGATCTATCTGAACATTTCCGGCTACGGTCGGGACGGGCCCTACAGCGACCGCAAGGCCTACGATATGGTCATGCAGGGCGAAACCGGACTGATCCTGATGAACGGCTCACCGGACGCTCCGGCCAAGATCCCGCTGAGCGTCTGTGACATCAACGCCGCGACCTACGGGACGATCTCGACGCTGCTCGCGCTCTTCCACCGCGAACGCACCGGCGAGGGCCAGGAACTCGACGTCACGATGTTCGGCGGGATGCTCTCGTGGCTCGGCTACTTCCCACAGAAGTACTGGCACAACGACGAGCTTCCGGAGCGAATCGGCATGCGCCATCATCTGCTGACGCCCTACGGCCCCCACGAGACGGCCGACGACCGATACATCAACTTCGCGATCCTCAGCGAGGCCCACTGGGAACTGCTCTGTGACGCCGTCCTCGAGCGATCCGACCTGCTCGATGACGAGCGATTCGCGACCAACGAAGCCCGTGTCGAAAACCGCGATGTCCTCGAGCCAACGATCGAGTCGCTCATTGCCGACCAGCCTCGGGACTACTGGGCTGACCGGCTCGACGAGGCCGGCATTCCGTGGGGCGACGTCAATCAGCTCGACGACGTCCTCGAGCATCCACAGACCGAGCATCTCGGGCTGATCAAAGACCTCGAGACCGACGACGGGTCGCTCCCGTACGTCGACACCCCGATCGATTCGGATACGCTCGAGTTCGCAGCTGACCCGATGCCCGACCTCGGAGAGGATACGGACGACGTGTTGGCAGCGCTTGGCTACTCGAGTGCGGAGATCGAGCAGTTGCGGGCCGACGATGTGATCTGA
- a CDS encoding thiolase family protein produces MSDTEPGSDIVLVDGARTPHGTLLGSLADVEAVELGCTAIDGVLERVAIDGADVDWVSLGNAIQAGIGQVPGRQAVIESGLPNETQATTVNEASGSGLRAITLAADRIAAGRADFAIAGGFESMSNAPWILPDYRTGRRHGDVQLKDSMILDSLWDVNLDIHMGEITERLVDREDVSREAQDEYAMKSHQLAADAIESGAFDDEIVPVETRSGSVERDEGPRPDSTLSDLADLPTSFREDGTITPGNASKLSDGAGGVLLADGETAADRGLEPMATLVDYDLVYRNPDEFNEAVGDVVAELLEQNDLTVDDIDAFWINEAFAAQSVYVMDRLEIPRETMNPCGGAIAFGHPIGASGGMLTASIGYQLRDDPDVSRGLVGMSVGGGGAIMALFEER; encoded by the coding sequence ATGTCCGACACTGAACCCGGCAGCGACATCGTCCTCGTCGACGGTGCGCGCACGCCACACGGAACGCTACTCGGCTCGCTCGCGGACGTCGAGGCCGTCGAGCTCGGTTGTACGGCCATCGATGGCGTGCTCGAGCGCGTCGCGATCGACGGCGCGGACGTCGACTGGGTGAGCCTCGGCAACGCAATTCAGGCCGGGATCGGACAGGTGCCTGGACGGCAGGCCGTCATCGAGTCGGGTCTGCCGAACGAGACCCAGGCGACGACGGTCAACGAAGCCTCCGGCTCCGGGCTACGTGCGATTACACTCGCAGCGGACCGGATTGCAGCCGGTCGCGCAGATTTCGCGATCGCTGGCGGGTTCGAGTCCATGTCGAACGCCCCGTGGATTCTTCCCGACTACCGGACGGGGCGACGCCACGGCGACGTCCAACTCAAAGATTCGATGATCCTGGACTCGCTGTGGGACGTCAACCTCGACATTCATATGGGCGAGATCACCGAACGACTGGTCGACCGCGAGGATGTCTCTCGAGAAGCACAGGACGAGTACGCCATGAAAAGCCACCAACTGGCGGCCGATGCGATCGAATCCGGCGCGTTCGACGACGAGATCGTCCCCGTCGAGACGCGCTCGGGCAGCGTCGAGCGGGACGAAGGCCCGCGACCCGACTCGACGCTGTCGGATCTGGCCGACCTGCCGACGTCGTTTCGCGAGGACGGCACTATCACGCCCGGAAACGCGTCGAAGCTCAGCGATGGTGCGGGCGGGGTGTTGCTGGCCGACGGCGAGACGGCCGCCGACCGCGGCCTCGAGCCGATGGCGACGCTCGTCGACTACGACCTCGTCTACCGCAATCCGGACGAGTTCAACGAAGCCGTCGGTGACGTCGTCGCCGAACTGCTCGAGCAAAACGACCTTACGGTCGACGATATCGACGCGTTCTGGATCAACGAGGCGTTCGCCGCCCAGTCAGTGTACGTCATGGACCGCCTCGAGATCCCACGCGAGACGATGAATCCTTGCGGTGGTGCGATCGCCTTCGGCCATCCGATCGGTGCCTCGGGGGGGATGCTCACTGCCAGCATCGGTTATCAGCTGCGAGACGATCCCGACGTTTCACGCGGACTCGTCGGTATGAGCGTCGGCGGCGGCGGTGCGATCATGGCGCTGTTCGAGGAGCGCTGA
- a CDS encoding DUF7282 domain-containing protein — protein sequence MTARNQLLVVLTALMLVCSSGAMVAGATPAATVDEDTADSEGEYDEPNDEADTAPDDQPDEDGAVDDGEQANDTAPDDEEQPNETAPVDDEDAEQDAYVTFSDQTTDGEAVVVDEVTMASGGFVTIHDSNLLVDDAVGSVIGTSEYLEPGTHENVEVTLDEPLEEDETLIAMPHRDTNHNEKYDFVETEGAEDGPYLTADGEPVTDEAVVTVGDASESAANGQAEPAQEPVGNESVDEEAADEPVDNESVDEEAADEPVDNESVDEEAADESVDNESVDEEAADEPVDDESAEAPVDEEPTEEPVDEGPEAADDVIDVVIEQMTVYVYVGDLPDDMSVDNGESDVGTTDDAADSDSGLDESDDMADDTDNESSVDESDDVTENDTDSETGVDESDDVTENDTDSETGVDESDDVTENDTDSETGVDESDDVTENDTDSETGVDESDDMADDDAMHEETVTLENVELNIVINELTIIPVDDPQDVGMEGDHGDETDGLDDDSTMDDSTVDDASENDSTVDDTSENDSTVDDTSENDSTVDDASEDESTGDDSMAVNGEMTDAIAEDGEIVIEEVTVYVFIENIDEVLQDFMESADTESDDTAEQPVDAESEDTDDTDDTEATTESEDTENATDAEPVIGAAGAR from the coding sequence ATGACTGCACGCAATCAGCTACTCGTGGTACTTACCGCGCTGATGCTCGTGTGCTCGAGCGGGGCGATGGTCGCCGGTGCGACACCGGCTGCGACCGTCGACGAGGACACAGCTGACAGCGAGGGCGAGTACGACGAACCGAACGATGAGGCGGACACCGCTCCGGACGACCAACCGGACGAGGACGGGGCGGTTGACGACGGGGAGCAAGCGAACGATACAGCTCCCGATGATGAAGAGCAACCGAACGAAACCGCTCCTGTCGACGACGAGGACGCAGAACAGGACGCCTACGTGACGTTCTCCGATCAGACGACTGACGGCGAGGCCGTCGTCGTCGACGAGGTCACGATGGCAAGCGGCGGATTCGTCACGATCCACGATAGTAACCTGCTCGTTGACGATGCGGTCGGGAGTGTTATCGGCACCTCCGAATATCTCGAGCCAGGCACTCACGAGAACGTCGAAGTGACGCTCGATGAGCCGCTCGAGGAAGACGAGACGCTGATCGCGATGCCACATCGCGATACGAACCACAACGAGAAGTACGACTTCGTCGAGACGGAGGGCGCAGAAGACGGCCCGTACCTGACGGCTGACGGCGAACCGGTGACTGACGAAGCGGTCGTCACTGTCGGCGACGCTTCGGAGTCCGCTGCGAACGGACAAGCGGAACCTGCTCAAGAACCGGTCGGTAACGAGTCGGTTGACGAAGAAGCGGCTGACGAACCGGTGGATAACGAGTCGGTTGACGAAGAAGCGGCCGACGAACCGGTGGATAACGAGTCGGTTGACGAAGAAGCGGCCGACGAATCGGTGGATAACGAGTCGGTTGACGAAGAAGCGGCTGACGAACCGGTCGATGACGAATCTGCCGAAGCGCCAGTTGATGAAGAACCAACCGAGGAACCGGTTGACGAAGGGCCTGAAGCTGCAGATGACGTGATCGATGTCGTCATCGAACAGATGACTGTCTACGTCTACGTCGGTGATCTCCCGGACGATATGTCGGTCGATAACGGCGAGTCCGATGTCGGTACCACCGATGATGCCGCTGATAGCGACTCCGGCTTAGACGAGAGTGATGACATGGCTGACGACACTGACAACGAGTCCAGTGTCGACGAGAGCGATGACGTGACTGAAAACGACACCGATAGCGAGACTGGTGTCGACGAGAGCGATGACGTGACTGAAAACGACACCGATAGCGAGACTGGTGTCGACGAGAGCGATGACGTGACTGAAAACGACACCGATAGCGAGACTGGTGTCGACGAGAGCGATGACGTGACTGAAAACGACACCGATAGCGAGACTGGTGTCGACGAGAGTGATGACATGGCCGACGACGATGCCATGCATGAAGAGACCGTCACTCTCGAGAACGTCGAACTCAATATCGTCATCAACGAGCTAACGATCATCCCGGTCGATGACCCACAGGACGTGGGAATGGAAGGCGACCACGGTGACGAAACTGACGGCCTCGACGACGACTCCACTATGGACGACTCCACTGTGGATGACGCCAGCGAGAACGACTCCACTGTGGATGACACCAGTGAGAACGACTCCACTGTGGATGACACCAGTGAGAACGACTCCACTGTGGACGACGCCAGCGAAGACGAATCGACCGGTGACGATTCGATGGCTGTGAACGGTGAAATGACGGACGCGATCGCCGAAGACGGCGAAATCGTCATCGAAGAAGTCACCGTGTACGTGTTCATCGAAAACATCGACGAAGTCC
- the allB gene encoding allantoinase AllB: MSVDLVVRNCTVVTPAGRTPDAGVAVEDGTIVAVGKSDRLPDADRVLDGEGKVLVPGIVDGHIHNREPGLEYKEDWESATRAAAAGGVTTVVGMPNTDPVIDRPEHLELKFDRGEASAHVDFQSYVVVTSENIALIPELDEAGAIGYKIFLGSTVGDVPPPNDGEILEAMEKIRKTGKRLGFHEENGEIIDHYTEQFKAAGKNDPIDHSHSRPVIAEQEAVERMLTFAEETGAKIHMFHVSSGSAAEAVARGKDRGIDVTAETCPHYLWFTEDVMREKGNPARIQPPIRDAEEQATLWEVGIDEGAIDSIATDHAPHTPEEKKVDDPFGNTWDAISGFVGLETEVPALLTFVNEGRLTLEEWVRRHSTRPAQIWGLYPKKGSLQVGTDADFTIVDPDLEWTLEDSDDLHSKNCVTPFVGESFTGKAVSTVVRGEVVYEDGDVVGESGYGTRVDVDDV, translated from the coding sequence ATGAGTGTCGACCTCGTCGTACGCAACTGCACCGTCGTCACCCCCGCCGGGCGAACGCCCGATGCGGGCGTCGCCGTCGAGGACGGAACCATCGTCGCCGTCGGGAAAAGCGATCGGCTGCCCGACGCGGATCGCGTCCTCGACGGCGAGGGGAAAGTCCTGGTCCCTGGCATCGTCGACGGCCACATCCACAACCGCGAACCGGGACTCGAGTACAAAGAGGACTGGGAGTCGGCCACGCGCGCAGCAGCCGCCGGCGGCGTGACGACTGTCGTCGGGATGCCCAACACCGATCCGGTGATCGATCGGCCGGAACACCTCGAATTGAAGTTCGACCGCGGGGAGGCGTCGGCCCACGTCGACTTCCAGAGCTACGTCGTCGTTACGTCCGAAAACATAGCGCTGATTCCGGAGTTAGACGAGGCTGGTGCGATCGGCTACAAGATCTTTCTTGGCTCGACAGTCGGGGACGTCCCGCCGCCGAACGACGGCGAGATCCTCGAGGCGATGGAAAAAATCCGAAAGACGGGCAAACGCCTCGGCTTCCACGAAGAAAATGGCGAGATCATCGACCACTACACCGAACAGTTCAAAGCGGCCGGGAAGAACGACCCAATCGATCACTCCCACTCGCGACCCGTCATCGCCGAGCAAGAAGCCGTCGAGCGGATGCTCACCTTCGCCGAGGAAACCGGTGCCAAGATCCACATGTTCCACGTCTCCTCGGGCTCGGCTGCCGAAGCCGTCGCTCGCGGGAAGGACCGCGGTATCGACGTCACCGCCGAAACTTGCCCCCACTATCTGTGGTTTACCGAGGACGTCATGCGCGAAAAAGGGAATCCAGCGCGGATCCAGCCCCCGATCCGAGACGCTGAAGAGCAGGCAACACTCTGGGAAGTCGGCATCGACGAGGGCGCGATCGACAGCATCGCGACCGACCACGCACCCCACACCCCCGAGGAAAAGAAAGTCGACGACCCCTTCGGCAACACCTGGGACGCGATCTCGGGCTTCGTCGGCCTCGAGACCGAAGTGCCGGCGCTGCTCACCTTCGTCAATGAGGGCCGACTCACCCTCGAGGAGTGGGTCCGTCGCCACTCGACCCGTCCCGCCCAGATCTGGGGGCTGTACCCCAAGAAGGGCTCGCTGCAGGTCGGCACCGACGCCGACTTCACGATCGTCGATCCCGACCTCGAGTGGACGCTCGAGGACAGCGACGACCTCCACTCGAAAAACTGCGTGACGCCGTTCGTCGGCGAATCGTTCACCGGAAAGGCGGTGTCCACCGTCGTCCGTGGCGAGGTAGTGTACGAAGATGGAGACGTGGTCGGCGAGTCGGGATACGGGACTCGAGTCGACGTAGACGACGTATAA